A single region of the Elizabethkingia sp. JS20170427COW genome encodes:
- a CDS encoding peptidylprolyl isomerase: MNIAENHVVGVQYILHSIEENGEKTFIEQTNLEQPLTFLYGVGMMLPKFEEELAGLSEGDKKSFTLAPQDAYGERFENATTQLPAEMFQQMGMPPVGAVLPLQDQNGNAVNATVLEVSPEMVTVDLNHPMAGKTLEFEVEVVLSRPATEEELAHGHAHGADGHSGH, translated from the coding sequence ATGAACATAGCTGAAAATCACGTAGTAGGAGTACAATATATCCTACATTCAATTGAAGAGAATGGTGAAAAAACTTTCATCGAACAAACTAACCTAGAGCAACCTCTAACTTTCCTATACGGAGTAGGAATGATGTTGCCTAAATTTGAAGAAGAACTTGCAGGACTTTCAGAAGGTGACAAAAAGTCATTTACTTTAGCTCCTCAAGACGCTTATGGTGAACGTTTTGAGAATGCTACTACTCAGCTTCCTGCAGAAATGTTTCAACAAATGGGAATGCCTCCAGTAGGAGCAGTTTTACCATTACAAGATCAAAACGGAAATGCAGTAAATGCTACCGTACTAGAAGTTTCTCCAGAAATGGTAACTGTAGATCTTAACCACCCTATGGCTGGAAAAACCTTAGAGTTTGAAGTAGAAGTGGTACTTAGCCGCCCTGCTACAGAAGAAGAACTTGCTCATGGTCACGCTCATGGGGCAGATGGCCATTCAGGACACTAA
- a CDS encoding DUF3347 domain-containing protein codes for MKKVGICLMLVLGSFVFAQKSQTSDVIHHYIALKDALVGDNAVKATAIAKNMEKNLATYQGKELNASQLNSLQKATAAIAQSKDIATQRKNFYTISDNVAEMAKKTTTHSTTYYVQYCPMAKGQWLSKEKEIKNPYYGKSMLSCGSVKSEIK; via the coding sequence ATGAAAAAAGTAGGAATATGCTTGATGCTAGTACTAGGGAGTTTTGTTTTTGCTCAGAAATCTCAAACAAGTGATGTTATACATCATTATATCGCCCTAAAAGATGCTTTAGTAGGAGATAATGCGGTAAAGGCAACAGCTATTGCAAAAAATATGGAAAAAAACCTAGCTACTTATCAAGGAAAAGAATTGAACGCATCTCAGCTTAACTCATTGCAAAAGGCAACTGCTGCTATCGCTCAAAGTAAGGATATAGCTACTCAGAGGAAAAACTTTTATACAATTTCTGATAATGTTGCTGAGATGGCAAAAAAAACAACGACGCATAGCACCACTTATTATGTTCAATATTGCCCTATGGCAAAAGGGCAGTGGCTGAGTAAGGAGAAGGAAATTAAGAATCCTTATTATGGCAAATCTATGTTAAGCTGTGGTAGTGTAAAATCTGAAATTAAATAA
- a CDS encoding TetR/AcrR family transcriptional regulator produces MSKEQHKIDTEDLIKQTAKQLFFGEGKFKATTQEIADAAGVNRTSINYYFRSRDNLFDIVLEEAINKVNDKHYTILISDLPFRTKLEMWLDDELASAIKYPFLEVYIVTQMQSKCKHIRRNKNDVQLAQQALEKELAEEIKQGRMKPISTTQFMINIASLVSFPSCMRPLLMDSFDLDNERFTQIIKERKQVILDLIFK; encoded by the coding sequence ATGTCAAAAGAACAACATAAGATAGATACAGAAGATTTAATTAAGCAAACAGCAAAACAACTTTTCTTTGGAGAAGGGAAATTTAAAGCTACTACTCAAGAGATAGCAGATGCTGCCGGAGTCAATAGGACTTCTATCAATTACTATTTTAGATCTAGAGATAATTTATTTGATATTGTATTGGAAGAAGCGATTAATAAAGTGAATGATAAACATTACACAATCTTAATATCCGATCTTCCTTTTCGTACAAAATTAGAAATGTGGTTGGATGATGAGCTAGCATCAGCAATTAAATATCCATTTTTGGAAGTGTATATCGTTACCCAAATGCAATCCAAATGTAAGCATATCAGAAGAAATAAAAATGATGTTCAATTAGCCCAACAAGCTTTGGAAAAAGAGCTAGCAGAGGAAATTAAACAAGGAAGGATGAAGCCTATCTCAACTACTCAGTTTATGATTAACATCGCCTCATTAGTATCTTTCCCTAGTTGTATGAGACCTCTTTTAATGGATTCTTTTGATCTCGATAACGAGAGATTTACGCAAATTATTAAAGAACGAAAACAAGTCATCTTAGATTTAATCTTCAAATAA
- a CDS encoding TolC family protein, whose amino-acid sequence MNKRKYLMLFLMLVGGLFQLRAQQMISLKEALEYALQNKADAVKANLAVKNAEYQITEATSAALPKINASGGITYNPILQQSALPGDMLGKPGEIIMVPFGRKWGSQIGVQLQQMLFSQQVFIGLKAAKTTKEFYQINKQLTDETLIENVSTAYYQVFTQKEKLKTIDSSYASTLKVRNIIKSLYENGLAKKVDLDRTNVNLTNLETSRSQMRNAVIQSENALKFYIGMPIENPIQLVEADVDVEVPLLEETMDTEKRTEVQALEKKRTLLDYNLKATQSSLYPTLSLVGNYAWQGIGDKFPIGPGKSQGVYWTDYASIGLQLNIPIFNGLQIKSKVDQAKIELETLEQDLKDTKLGMDLQYQNAKAQIENSLEAIRNQKANVELAETVLGNTKSNYQYGLAPLTDLLDAESSLVQAKNNYTNALLDFKVAEIQLYKAKGELTKLMK is encoded by the coding sequence ATGAACAAGAGAAAATACTTAATGTTATTCTTGATGTTGGTGGGAGGTTTATTTCAGTTAAGAGCCCAGCAGATGATAAGTCTGAAGGAAGCTTTGGAATATGCCTTGCAAAACAAAGCAGATGCTGTTAAAGCCAATTTAGCAGTTAAAAATGCAGAGTACCAAATTACAGAAGCTACTTCTGCAGCTTTGCCTAAAATTAATGCCTCAGGAGGGATTACCTATAATCCTATTTTGCAACAAAGTGCACTTCCTGGGGATATGTTAGGAAAACCAGGAGAAATCATCATGGTACCTTTTGGAAGAAAATGGGGTTCCCAAATTGGGGTACAATTACAACAGATGCTTTTTAGCCAACAAGTTTTTATAGGCTTAAAAGCAGCAAAAACCACCAAGGAATTCTATCAGATTAACAAACAGTTGACGGATGAAACTCTAATAGAAAATGTTTCAACGGCATACTACCAAGTTTTTACCCAGAAAGAAAAGCTTAAAACTATCGATAGCAGCTATGCCAGCACTCTAAAGGTAAGAAATATTATCAAAAGCCTTTATGAAAATGGCTTGGCAAAAAAAGTTGATTTAGATAGAACGAATGTAAACCTTACCAATCTAGAAACTTCAAGATCTCAGATGAGAAATGCCGTTATCCAATCTGAAAACGCATTGAAGTTTTATATAGGAATGCCTATTGAAAATCCTATCCAATTAGTAGAAGCAGATGTAGATGTTGAAGTTCCTCTTCTTGAAGAAACTATGGATACCGAGAAAAGAACAGAAGTACAAGCTCTCGAGAAAAAAAGAACTTTGTTAGATTATAACTTAAAGGCTACCCAATCTAGCTTGTATCCAACTTTATCTCTTGTAGGTAATTATGCTTGGCAAGGGATAGGAGATAAGTTTCCTATAGGACCTGGTAAAAGCCAAGGAGTATATTGGACAGATTATGCAAGCATAGGACTTCAATTGAATATCCCAATTTTTAATGGCTTGCAGATTAAATCTAAAGTAGATCAAGCGAAAATAGAGCTGGAAACTTTAGAACAAGATCTTAAAGATACCAAATTAGGAATGGATCTTCAGTATCAGAATGCAAAAGCTCAGATTGAGAATAGTCTAGAGGCCATCAGAAATCAAAAAGCTAATGTTGAGCTTGCTGAAACTGTACTAGGAAATACAAAAAGCAACTATCAATATGGTTTAGCTCCACTTACAGATTTATTGGATGCTGAAAGCTCTTTGGTACAAGCTAAAAATAATTACACCAATGCTCTTTTAGATTTTAAAGTTGCTGAAATACAATTGTACAAAGCAAAAGGAGAGCTTACAAAATTGATGAAATAG
- a CDS encoding efflux RND transporter periplasmic adaptor subunit has product MKVGKTLLYVLIAAGLIGGGAYIINKNQKETQRQTAIISADNAIVPVNIITTSFETVNSDYASNGTFAPLQQMQLSSEIAGKVTRVLVKEGDYVRAGQTLATVKKDALEVDRSTALASYQNAVADNQRFENAYKTGGVTKQQLDQSRLQLKNAKNTLEQSNIRVGDSNIKTLVSGYINKKTVEPGAVVAPGTPLFEIVNTAKLKLQVTVNESEVANLRIGDKIKIKVSVYPDKEFEGRISFIAPLADTSLNFPIEIMVDNNPNNELRAGMYGTAVFSAKESGTGHALMTIPKDAFIDGVSNNNIFVVQPDNTVKLVKIVSGKIYGDKVEVISGLKAGEKVVTSGQINLSNGTKITVIK; this is encoded by the coding sequence ATGAAAGTAGGTAAAACATTGCTTTATGTCCTGATAGCTGCCGGGTTAATCGGTGGTGGTGCTTACATTATCAATAAAAACCAGAAGGAAACCCAAAGACAAACGGCTATTATCTCTGCGGATAATGCTATAGTTCCTGTAAATATTATCACTACAAGTTTCGAAACTGTAAATTCAGATTATGCCTCTAACGGTACTTTTGCTCCTTTACAACAAATGCAACTGTCTTCTGAAATAGCAGGTAAAGTAACCCGCGTTTTGGTAAAAGAAGGAGACTATGTTCGTGCAGGACAAACTTTAGCAACAGTAAAAAAAGACGCCTTGGAGGTGGATCGTTCTACAGCTTTGGCTTCTTATCAAAATGCAGTAGCGGACAACCAAAGATTCGAAAATGCTTACAAAACTGGAGGGGTAACCAAACAACAATTGGATCAATCCAGACTACAGCTTAAAAATGCGAAAAACACTTTAGAACAAAGTAATATCCGAGTAGGAGACTCTAATATTAAAACTTTAGTTTCAGGATATATCAATAAAAAAACAGTAGAACCGGGTGCGGTAGTAGCCCCTGGAACTCCTTTGTTTGAAATTGTAAATACAGCAAAATTAAAATTACAAGTTACCGTAAACGAGTCTGAAGTAGCCAATCTTAGAATTGGAGACAAAATTAAAATTAAAGTGAGCGTATATCCAGATAAGGAATTTGAAGGTAGAATTTCATTTATCGCTCCTTTAGCAGATACTTCACTTAATTTCCCTATCGAAATTATGGTGGACAACAACCCTAATAATGAGCTAAGAGCAGGGATGTATGGTACAGCAGTATTCTCAGCAAAAGAGTCTGGAACAGGACATGCTTTGATGACTATTCCAAAAGACGCTTTCATAGATGGGGTTAGCAACAATAATATTTTTGTAGTTCAGCCAGACAATACTGTGAAGTTAGTAAAAATCGTAAGCGGAAAAATTTATGGTGATAAAGTAGAGGTAATTAGTGGTCTAAAAGCAGGTGAAAAAGTAGTAACCAGCGGACAAATCAACCTTTCTAACGGAACCAAAATAACAGTGATTAAATAA